One genomic region from Phycisphaerae bacterium encodes:
- a CDS encoding NADH:flavin oxidoreductase, which translates to MAEWRVYPKLAQLKDAQELIARWAELGYDIPCDGRILTAAEGSPLAEPMTVFGRRIGNRWCIQPMEGWDGTLDGRPSEWTRRRWERFGKSGAKLIWGGEAVAVRHDGRANPNQLWINSNTQGDIAALREVLVGAHREVTGGSEDLLIGLQLTHSGRFCKPNDNTRMEPRIAYHHPILDARFGIKPDDDSIVFSDDDLWRLMDDFVAASRLAAGAGFDFVDLKCCHGYLGHELLGGHTRPGAFGGSFENRTRFIRELIGRVRAEVPGLHIGVRLSAFDLVPFVDDPATRSGSRKGVGIPARFDHCLPYRYGFGINPDNPLEYDLSEPIRFLEMLAGLDVTLVNITCGSPYYNPHIQRPAYFPPSDGYQPPEDPLVGVARHIDVVRQFKQRFPEMILVGSGYTYLQEFLPLVGQAVVRKRWVDFVGIGRMVLSYPEMPIHSLRKGELDTRRICRTFSDCTTGPRKGLISGCYPLDEAYRHSQAGQKLKELKKAEEGG; encoded by the coding sequence ATGGCTGAATGGCGGGTCTACCCCAAGCTGGCCCAGTTGAAGGATGCCCAAGAGCTTATTGCTCGCTGGGCGGAACTGGGATACGACATTCCGTGTGACGGGCGGATTCTGACGGCGGCCGAAGGCTCGCCGCTCGCCGAGCCGATGACCGTGTTCGGCCGCCGCATCGGCAACCGCTGGTGCATCCAGCCCATGGAAGGCTGGGACGGGACGCTCGATGGAAGACCGTCGGAATGGACGCGGCGGAGATGGGAACGGTTCGGGAAGAGCGGTGCAAAGCTGATCTGGGGTGGAGAAGCGGTCGCGGTTCGCCACGATGGACGCGCTAATCCGAACCAGCTATGGATCAACTCAAACACCCAGGGCGATATCGCGGCTTTGCGCGAAGTCCTCGTCGGTGCTCACCGCGAGGTCACAGGCGGCAGCGAGGACCTGCTGATCGGTCTTCAGTTGACCCATTCAGGCCGTTTCTGCAAGCCCAACGACAACACGCGGATGGAGCCCCGGATCGCCTACCATCATCCGATCCTCGATGCGCGTTTCGGCATCAAGCCGGATGATGACTCGATCGTGTTTTCCGATGACGACCTTTGGCGGCTGATGGATGACTTTGTCGCGGCCTCGAGACTCGCGGCCGGGGCGGGTTTCGATTTCGTCGACCTCAAGTGCTGCCACGGATACCTCGGCCACGAACTGTTGGGTGGCCATACGCGGCCGGGAGCCTTCGGCGGTTCCTTCGAGAATCGGACGCGATTCATCCGCGAGCTGATCGGCCGCGTCCGGGCTGAAGTCCCCGGCCTTCACATCGGCGTCAGGCTGAGCGCTTTTGACCTCGTCCCCTTTGTCGACGATCCGGCGACTCGATCCGGCAGCCGCAAAGGTGTCGGAATCCCCGCAAGATTCGACCATTGTCTGCCGTATCGGTACGGCTTCGGGATCAACCCCGACAACCCGCTCGAATACGACCTCAGTGAGCCGATCCGTTTTCTCGAGATGCTGGCCGGCCTGGATGTCACTCTGGTCAACATCACCTGCGGCAGTCCGTATTACAACCCGCATATCCAGCGCCCCGCTTATTTCCCGCCGTCGGACGGCTATCAGCCGCCGGAGGACCCGCTGGTGGGCGTCGCCCGCCACATCGATGTCGTTCGTCAGTTCAAGCAGCGGTTTCCTGAGATGATCCTTGTGGGGTCGGGCTACACGTACCTTCAGGAGTTTCTGCCGCTGGTCGGCCAGGCCGTCGTGCGCAAGCGATGGGTCGATTTCGTCGGCATCGGCCGCATGGTCTTGAGTTACCCCGAGATGCCGATCCACTCGCTTCGCAAAGGCGAACTCGACACGCGACGGATCTGCCGGACCTTCAGCGACTGTACCACCGGGCCGCGAAAGGGCCTGATCAGCGGCTGCTACCCGCTTGACGAGGCGTATCGTCACTCGCAAGCGGGTCAGAAGCTCAAGGAACTCAAGAAGGCCGAAGAGGGGGGCTGA
- a CDS encoding SUMF1/EgtB/PvdO family nonheme iron enzyme has protein sequence MGLALLSRRKNRQPQNNRGLPSHRRSDDYQPAEPLKLDQDPLQRLLQMERYGAIVRNRDQWQDHAMIQSVFQAAVEAIDEQFALVPEGFASVSLAVNDFPGSPEEDFETKPFLLARCCVTQEQYQKFVDSGGYEDLQLWPQDIWPHLIDFKDQTGKPGPRYWQDGRHDKRFSRHPVVGICYYEAAAYALWAGYRLPTGAEWQMAASWRIRSSANVLRRYPWGDSLDTAKCNIWASGIGGTLPVTEYENGAAPNGVLQLIGNVWEWNSSNYEITDDCGRQVVGDMLLKEIRGGAYDTYFASQATSCFRTGLASLARMHNVGFRCVLDLDAKDQPLSQTPPSPDLPTAGRTTPAQPAQGPSNDPERRPQ, from the coding sequence ATGGGATTGGCGCTACTGAGCAGAAGGAAGAACCGGCAGCCACAAAACAACCGAGGGCTGCCATCGCACCGCAGGAGCGATGATTACCAGCCGGCCGAGCCGCTCAAGCTCGATCAGGATCCCCTCCAACGGCTGCTTCAGATGGAGCGATACGGCGCGATCGTTCGCAACCGCGATCAGTGGCAGGATCATGCGATGATCCAGTCGGTGTTTCAGGCGGCCGTCGAAGCCATCGATGAGCAATTCGCCCTGGTTCCCGAGGGATTCGCATCGGTCAGCCTGGCGGTGAACGATTTCCCCGGCAGTCCCGAGGAGGACTTCGAGACCAAGCCTTTCCTCCTCGCCCGCTGCTGCGTCACGCAGGAGCAATACCAGAAGTTCGTCGATTCGGGCGGATATGAGGATCTGCAGCTCTGGCCGCAAGACATCTGGCCGCACCTCATCGACTTCAAGGACCAGACGGGCAAGCCCGGACCGCGTTATTGGCAGGACGGCCGGCACGACAAACGTTTCAGCCGGCATCCGGTCGTGGGGATCTGCTACTACGAGGCCGCCGCGTATGCTCTGTGGGCGGGTTATCGGCTGCCGACCGGAGCGGAATGGCAGATGGCGGCAAGCTGGCGCATTCGCAGTTCGGCGAACGTACTACGCCGCTATCCATGGGGAGATTCGCTGGACACTGCCAAGTGCAACATCTGGGCGTCGGGCATCGGCGGCACACTGCCGGTGACCGAATATGAGAACGGGGCGGCACCCAACGGGGTGCTCCAGCTCATCGGCAACGTCTGGGAATGGAACTCGTCGAACTACGAGATCACCGACGACTGCGGCCGACAGGTCGTGGGAGACATGCTGCTCAAGGAAATCCGGGGCGGGGCTTACGACACTTATTTCGCCTCACAAGCGACGAGTTGCTTCCGCACGGGGCTCGCCAGCCTGGCTCGGATGCATAATGTGGGCTTTCGTTGCGTATTGGACCTGGACGCCAAGGATCAGCCTCTCAGTCAGACACCGCCGTCCCCGGATCTGCCCACGGCCGGGCGGACGACGCCGGCACAGCCCGCCCAAGGACCGTCCAACGATCCTGAAAGGAGGCCGCAATGA
- a CDS encoding CDP-alcohol phosphatidyltransferase family protein codes for MYKLSWPNRVTMTRILLAGPFVVALLHLQDPQWSELARWAAVVVFVLMAISDGLDGYLARRLKAESALGRFLDPLADKLVVLSSVVLLARENTSVPGMQLPSTVAVIAIGKDLIIVVGFCLIYMITSSIYIEAKRLGKWCTATQLFMVIAILLSPNVPGPLKWGPVLLWWAASLLAIATVIQYFRMGLYFISRHESQKAA; via the coding sequence ATGTATAAGCTTTCCTGGCCTAACCGCGTGACCATGACCCGGATTCTGTTGGCAGGCCCGTTCGTCGTGGCTCTGCTTCACCTTCAGGATCCGCAATGGAGTGAGCTTGCCCGCTGGGCGGCGGTCGTCGTGTTCGTCCTGATGGCCATCAGCGACGGTCTCGACGGCTACCTCGCTCGTCGCCTCAAGGCCGAGAGCGCCCTGGGGAGGTTTCTTGATCCGCTGGCCGACAAGCTTGTGGTGCTCTCCTCGGTCGTGCTCCTGGCTCGTGAGAACACCAGCGTTCCCGGCATGCAGCTTCCCTCGACGGTTGCGGTGATTGCCATCGGCAAAGACTTGATCATCGTCGTGGGTTTCTGTCTGATCTACATGATTACCTCCAGCATCTACATCGAGGCCAAACGCCTGGGCAAATGGTGTACGGCCACCCAGTTGTTCATGGTCATTGCTATTCTGCTCTCGCCGAACGTTCCGGGGCCGCTGAAATGGGGGCCGGTGCTGTTGTGGTGGGCGGCGTCACTTCTGGCGATCGCCACCGTCATCCAGTACTTCAGGATGGGTCTCTACTTCATCAGCCGCCACGAGTCCCAGAAGGCCGCCTGA